The proteins below come from a single Rhodanobacter sp. LX-99 genomic window:
- a CDS encoding high-potential iron-sulfur protein, with protein MSKEQDLESRRRFLKVAAGTTAAAVVFGGLPRFARAADLPPVSESDPTAKALGYVEDASKTTNAKYKAGDDCANCQFYTGGATGRGPCQLFPGKSVNAKGWCVSHTPKKA; from the coding sequence ATGTCGAAAGAACAAGATCTCGAATCGCGTCGTCGATTCCTCAAGGTGGCTGCCGGCACGACGGCGGCAGCGGTGGTGTTCGGTGGCTTGCCGCGCTTTGCGCGTGCGGCGGACCTGCCGCCGGTGAGCGAGTCGGACCCGACCGCGAAGGCATTGGGCTACGTGGAGGACGCCAGCAAGACCACCAACGCCAAGTACAAGGCAGGCGACGATTGCGCGAACTGCCAGTTCTACACCGGTGGCGCCACCGGTCGCGGGCCGTGTCAGCTGTTCCCCGGCAAATCGGTGAACGCGAAAGGCTGGTGCGTGTCGCACACGCCGAAGAAGGCCTGA
- a CDS encoding methylthioribulose 1-phosphate dehydratase: MSQILPATIPARAFEQCAATIADAARELSMLGWTPATSSNFSMRVDADHAAITISGRHKGRLGRDDIMLIDLDGNAVGTDARPSAETALHTQIYRRWPEMNAVLHTHSRTQSVASRLFAAEGAVRLQGWELQKAITGYHTHESVLEIPVFPNTQHMPELVARVDAWLDAGKPLHAYLIDGHGIYTWGRDMAETQRHLEALEFLLGCELDLKKLRAS, encoded by the coding sequence ATGAGCCAGATCCTTCCAGCCACGATCCCCGCCAGAGCGTTCGAGCAGTGCGCCGCCACCATTGCCGACGCCGCGCGCGAGCTGTCCATGCTCGGCTGGACGCCGGCGACCAGCAGCAACTTCTCGATGCGGGTCGATGCAGACCACGCGGCGATCACCATCTCCGGCCGGCACAAGGGCAGGCTCGGCCGCGACGACATCATGCTGATCGACCTGGACGGGAATGCCGTCGGCACCGATGCCCGCCCCAGCGCCGAGACGGCGCTGCATACCCAGATCTACCGGCGCTGGCCGGAGATGAACGCCGTGCTGCATACCCACTCGCGCACGCAAAGCGTGGCGTCGCGGCTGTTCGCCGCCGAGGGCGCCGTGCGCCTGCAGGGCTGGGAGCTGCAGAAGGCGATCACCGGCTACCACACCCATGAGAGCGTGCTGGAGATCCCGGTGTTCCCGAACACCCAGCACATGCCCGAACTGGTGGCCCGGGTCGACGCCTGGCTGGACGCGGGCAAGCCGCTGCACGCCTACCTGATCGACGGCCACGGCATCTACACCTGGGGCCGCGACATGGCCGAGACCCAGCGCCATCTGGAGGCGCTGGAGTTCCTGCTCGGCTGCGAACTTGACCTGAAAAAGCTGAGGGCATCATGA
- a CDS encoding acireductone dioxygenase, producing MSRLRIFDETRPQSPQATIDEHAAIAAELGKVGVRFERWDASQPIAPGASQDEVIAAYRGDIDRLMGEKGYQSVDVISLAPDHPDRAVLRQKFLSEHTHSEDEVRFFVAGAGQFTLHIGGKVYDVLCEQGDLIGVPDGTRHWFDMSESPCFVAIRLFTNKEGWVANFTGDDIAQRFPRMQPHQATPG from the coding sequence ATGAGCCGACTGCGCATCTTCGACGAAACCCGACCGCAATCGCCGCAGGCAACGATCGACGAGCACGCCGCGATTGCCGCCGAGCTGGGCAAGGTCGGCGTCCGCTTCGAACGGTGGGACGCCAGCCAGCCGATCGCGCCGGGCGCCAGCCAGGACGAGGTGATCGCGGCCTATCGCGGCGACATCGACCGCCTGATGGGCGAGAAGGGTTACCAGTCCGTCGACGTGATCAGTCTCGCCCCCGATCATCCCGACCGCGCCGTGCTGCGCCAGAAGTTCCTCAGCGAGCACACCCACAGCGAGGACGAAGTGCGCTTCTTCGTCGCCGGCGCCGGCCAGTTCACCCTGCACATCGGCGGCAAGGTCTACGACGTGCTGTGCGAACAGGGCGACCTGATCGGCGTGCCGGACGGCACCCGCCACTGGTTCGACATGAGCGAATCGCCCTGCTTCGTGGCGATCCGGCTGTTCACCAACAAGGAAGGCTGGGTAGCCAACTTCACCGGCGACGACATCGCGCAGCGGTTCCCGCGGATGCAGCCGCACCAGGCTACGCCGGGCTGA
- the mtnC gene encoding acireductone synthase: protein MIEIRAIVTDIEGTTSSIDFVRDVLFPYARKRLPAFVETHGTKPEVQHWLHEAAMEAGLVEARRQDIIELLLQWIDQDRKSTALKALQGMIWKDGYEAGDYRAHIYPEVAARLRDWRADGLRLYIYSSGSVPAQRLFFQHSEAGDLSALFAGYFDTETGPKRETESYRRIAEAIGEQPRHLLFLSDIVEELDAARAAGFHTGWLIREPQALPESPRHPVYRDFKAITP, encoded by the coding sequence ATGATCGAAATCCGCGCCATCGTCACCGACATCGAAGGCACCACCAGCTCGATCGACTTCGTCCGCGACGTGCTGTTTCCGTACGCGCGCAAGCGGCTGCCGGCCTTCGTCGAAACCCACGGCACCAAGCCCGAGGTGCAGCACTGGCTGCACGAGGCGGCCATGGAAGCCGGATTGGTGGAAGCCCGGCGCCAGGACATCATCGAACTGCTGCTGCAGTGGATCGACCAGGACCGCAAGTCCACTGCGCTGAAGGCGCTGCAGGGGATGATCTGGAAGGATGGCTACGAGGCCGGCGACTACCGCGCCCACATCTATCCGGAAGTCGCCGCACGATTGCGCGACTGGCGCGCCGACGGACTGCGGCTGTACATCTACTCCTCCGGCTCGGTGCCGGCGCAGCGGTTGTTCTTCCAGCACAGCGAGGCGGGCGACCTGAGCGCGCTGTTTGCCGGCTACTTCGATACAGAAACCGGCCCGAAGCGCGAAACCGAATCCTACCGGCGCATCGCCGAGGCGATCGGGGAGCAGCCCCGGCACCTGCTGTTCCTGTCCGATATCGTGGAGGAACTCGACGCCGCGCGAGCCGCCGGCTTCCATACCGGCTGGCTGATCCGCGAGCCACAGGCCCTGCCCGAATCGCCGCGCCACCCGGTTTATCGCGATTTCAAAGCGATCACGCCCTGA
- a CDS encoding C13 family peptidase has translation MRSALTVLLAFAAGVLLATWWPGQTAMHSTIGHPAPAASVDVEPDTALDGDTDVDNWPGQAPTPEQVLYAQPRMMRDALAELGPRIPGKPNLYLLVFAGDGSEDVFRNEAEYAARLFAQRFGATTHSLVLENNPASLTTRPLASWSNLETALEGLGKVMQPDQDILLLYLTSHGSEDHSLLVDMDPLPLDQLGASDLAGILSMHPFKWKVVVVNACYSGGFVPPLRGPGTLVLTAARADRSSFGCGSDSDITYFGKAWLVDALNHTPDFIEAFKRASGEISQWEQKDKLTPSEPQIDIGGGIAEQLALWRKGVTPGPMLPFKPATPAGSASVATSR, from the coding sequence ATGCGTAGCGCCCTGACCGTCCTGCTTGCGTTCGCCGCCGGGGTGCTGCTGGCGACGTGGTGGCCTGGCCAAACGGCGATGCACTCGACCATCGGCCATCCTGCGCCAGCTGCGTCCGTCGACGTCGAGCCGGACACCGCACTGGACGGCGACACCGATGTCGACAACTGGCCCGGCCAGGCTCCGACGCCGGAACAGGTGCTGTATGCGCAGCCGCGAATGATGCGCGACGCGCTGGCGGAACTCGGCCCTCGCATACCCGGCAAACCCAACTTGTACCTGCTCGTCTTCGCCGGCGACGGCAGCGAGGACGTATTCCGCAATGAAGCCGAATACGCCGCGCGGCTGTTCGCGCAGCGCTTCGGCGCCACCACCCACAGCCTGGTGCTGGAGAACAACCCGGCCAGCCTGACCACCCGTCCGCTGGCCAGCTGGAGCAACCTGGAAACTGCGCTCGAAGGCCTGGGCAAGGTGATGCAGCCGGACCAGGACATCCTGCTGCTGTACCTCACCAGCCACGGCAGCGAGGATCACAGCCTGCTGGTCGACATGGACCCGCTGCCGCTGGACCAGCTCGGCGCCAGCGACCTGGCCGGCATCCTGTCCATGCATCCGTTCAAGTGGAAGGTGGTCGTGGTCAACGCCTGCTATTCCGGCGGCTTCGTGCCGCCGCTGCGCGGCCCCGGCACCCTGGTGCTCACCGCCGCCCGCGCCGACCGCAGCTCGTTCGGCTGCGGCAGCGATTCGGACATCACCTATTTCGGCAAGGCCTGGCTGGTCGACGCGCTGAACCACACCCCGGATTTCATCGAAGCCTTCAAGCGGGCCAGCGGCGAGATCAGCCAGTGGGAGCAGAAGGACAAGCTGACGCCGTCGGAACCGCAGATCGACATCGGCGGCGGCATTGCGGAGCAGCTCGCCTTGTGGCGCAAAGGGGTCACCCCGGGACCGATGCTGCCATTCA